The Scomber japonicus isolate fScoJap1 chromosome 12, fScoJap1.pri, whole genome shotgun sequence sequence AGGACCTGAGACGgtagttttaatgttgttgaaacAGAATTCATAACTGTTATTGTCACATCTTAGagcccaagatttgtcattgttTCCAAATAGACATTCATTTGACCATCCTgttctgctgatattcttgtatgcaaCTGCTACACGAATTAtacttcctctccactccacctcccagtaataacgtccagtcagactctctctactcaggacctgataCCATCCAGTGAATCTATCCAGGTGATGAGAATAAGATTGTTGTTGTGCCATTACTTCTGCTTTTCTATTCCCCTCATGTAATAACACGCCTTTGTGTGCAGTATTTGTATCCAGtgtgatttcacatgaatatcttaagaactcagctctggtcttgggttctgTTTTTGaatctgacagtaaaacatccacttcagtcactgtcagtgagatgtttgtccattcctccttcaggatgtcctgtagtttatctctgagctctgacacagctgctgtcacatcctcaaagtatctcagaggacggatattgatgctggatgagtctgtaggttcactgagttgtgacactgaggggtagttgtgtagaaactgggtGTGATCCTcggtgtgtgagagctgcttcagttcagcgtctttcctcttcagctcagtgatctcctgctgcagcttctcctgaagctctttgactccactcacttcagtttcctgctgggatctgatctgctgcttcacatcagagcttcttttctggaggagacggatcagctcagtgaagatcttctcactgtcctccactgctttatcagcagagagactgacggcctccacctcctgttgaagcagcttcacatctttctctctgtcctggattctctgctggatgtttagtcgactcacctcgagctccctctgcctctcagtcctttctactgcagctgagactgtgtcgtggcctttatgttcatcaacagggcagagataacagataatcTGCTCATCAGTCcgacagaacatcttcatcacttcatcatgacgagagcagatgttctcctggagcttctctgAGGGGTcaaccagcttgtgttttttaaattttgttgaTTCATAATGAGGCTGAAGATGATTCTCACAATATGAGAcgagacacaccagacaggacttgtGAGCTTTC is a genomic window containing:
- the LOC128368651 gene encoding tripartite motif-containing protein 16-like, with product MAQQGVQLARENFSCSICLDLLKDPVTIPCGHSYCMSCINNFWDEEDKKELYSCPQCRITCTPRPVLMKNTMLAVVVEQLKKTGLQAAAADLCYAGPEDVACDFCTGRKLKAHKSCLVCLVSYCENHLQPHYESTKFKKHKLVDPSEKLQENICSRHDEVMKMFCRTDEQIICYLCPVDEHKGHDTVSAAVERTERQRELEVSRLNIQQRIQDREKDVKLLQQEVEAVSLSADKAVEDSEKIFTELIRLLQKRSSDVKQQIRSQQETEVSGVKELQEKLQQEITELKRKDAELKQLSHTEDHTQFLHNYPSVSQLSEPTDSSSINIRPLRYFEDVTAAVSELRDKLQDILKEEWTNISLTVTEVDVLLSDSKTEPKTRAEFLRYSCEITLDTNTAHKGVLLHEGNRKAEVMAQQQSYSHHLDRFTGWYQVLSRESLTGRYYWEVEWRGSIIRVAVAYKNISRTGWSNECLFGNNDKSWALRCDNNSYEFCFNNIKTTVSGPVSSRVGVYLDHRAGILSFYSVSETMTLLHRVQTTFIQPLYAGLWLLDSGVTAEFCKLK